In Lactuca sativa cultivar Salinas chromosome 5, Lsat_Salinas_v11, whole genome shotgun sequence, the DNA window tgtttgaatcatTCTTTCACTCTGATCATTAGTTTGTGGATGATAaactgtacttaaacacaacttcgtacccatttcctcttgtagactcctccaaaaccttgacatgaaacgactatcacgatttgGTATAATCTTTGGAGGAACACCGTAAAGTCTGACAATTTCCTTCACTTAAGCATTTGCATGCTTATCCATCGACCATCTCTCATTGGCTGCTTCATTCTTCCTTGGGAGAAGCAACAAAACAATGGTGTTGCAACAAAACATCTCCCAACTCAGGCCAGTTGTTGTTGTTCGGTCGCCGAATGATAGAGACATATATGATGCGAGCAACAAACAATGGTGGGAGTTGGGAGATGACTAAAAAGTGACCCCAAGAAGTGTCAAGAACAGATTGCAAGAATTGGAGATCAGAGACAACCATAATTGTGATCGCGGTGACACCACAAAATCAATGGTGGCTGACGCCGATTCGAAGTTGAGAAAAAGAAGGTATTCAGGCAATAGGCGTCCGACCAAAATTGTAAATTTTATTCTAGATTTTGGTGTTTTCAGTTAACCTATTTTCTCCTTCATAGTTAGAGTATCCACAATGCATAGAACTCTATAGAGTTCAATGGAGTGCCACATCATCATTCACTATTTCATACAACTATATTCATTTTTATCCTACAATGCATTAAACTCTATAAGTTCAATGGAACATATTAAAatatagacaaaactgcaaaaatggtccctgtggtttgcattTTTTCAGGAAACAagtccaaacagtgactttttttgattcgtggtccttttggagtggtttgtatgtgaaaatggtccctccgaaaattaaaatgactataatacccttggggtatttatttttcatttttctttcattattcttaaattttaatatttatttatttattttaacaattaaaaaaataaaaaaggtcccacctctctctctctctctctctctctctctctctctccatttgAAGAAAGAAAGCACCGGTTCTTCCCCCTTTTCGCATTTTCCATGTTCTTCCCCCTTCTTGCTACTGATCGGAGGAAACAACCACCACCATCTTAACCCACTTAATTTTTCGAACACCTCCTCCACCTCCCCATGTCGTGACCCACCACCAGCAAACACCCTTCCCAAATACCTCCGGACCATAACCTTGCTCCTCCCAGCCCTCTCTCTCGTTGAGCTCTTCTGAAAAGAAAGGAAACAAAGGAAAAACCTCATTAATCGGCATAAGGTACAATAAGCTTTTCTCGATTTTCTTGATACAAATCTTTCAAATTACTCGTTGTTATTTGAACTGATCTTAAGAACCCCAAATAGAGATATATTTAGATGTTCGATTTCAAATTTTGTGGTCTAAATTTCAAATCTTGAATCAGGGATAGAAGACATCGGATCAAGAAAACACCTTATTATTTCTGTTCTTTCAAATTACTCGTTGTGATTGTTGGCAAAACCCACCAAACGCCTCCATCTTGTCGTAACCCAGCACCACCAAACGCCATCGTCGTTTCTGCTTCGTCTTGGTCCCTCGTCGAGCATCCACCAACAGAAATTAAGCAGCAAGGCTGCCCACATCCACCAACTATAGCCACCTGTCGTTGCCCTTCCACCGTCGGATCaggtagaagaagaagagaaggtgGGGTTAGGATCTTTTCTTCTCATCCTGACGCAGACTAAGTCGGAGGAGGAGCGGTCATCGTCTGAAATCTTCGAGCTTCCTTTTGATGCGTTGTTGAATGAAATCGATGGTGGGAGGATCGAGCCGGAGTCATTGAAGGCTAACAAGTGGCGACTGCTTGTATATGTcgagtgtgtgtatgtatatgtgtgtagATTCTTTATGGTGATCTGGGGGAGgacgaagagagagagagagagagagagagagagagagaggtgagcccttttttatttttttaattgttaaaataaataaataaatattaaattttaagaataatgaaagaaaaatgaaaaataaataccccaagggtattatagtcatttcagttttcgaagggaccattttcacaaacaaaccactccaaaaggactacgaaaccaaaaaagtcactgtttggactaaaaccccaaaattttgcataccacagggaccatttttgcagttttgtctaaaatatatttatttatttaatagctaaaaaacatttatttatttaatagctaaacataaattaaaaaaaaataaaaaaaaaatgaaaaatgcattcattaaaaaaacaaagatatactataattaaaatacattaaCTAAAATTCAAATACCTACAAAATACAATAACTACaaaatattgtattttatttttatcttctcACAACGGTTCCCCTAAATATTTTGTCCCTTCTATGACATGGTACTCTTGTCCAAGAAGAAGATTGACATCTCGTCATGTTTGATTTTTTTCTTGTTTTAAAGCATTTTTTAAATCCAAAGATTTTTTATAAGGttcatagtttttttttattatgcaCATGTTTTTCAAGTATTTCATCAAGTCGACTACTTGATGACGAGGTGGACTTGGAAACCTTACCTTTTATAGCCTTTTTGGCTGCCTTCGTACCAATTGGACGAGTTGTATCTTCGTTATCATCCAAGTTGATAACAGATTGTGCATTAGATGAAGATTTAGATGCCTCGGATGTAGTGCTCATGACTTTCCATATGGGTTCATTTTTGACCAAATTCCAAACGTGATAATGCCTGAAATCTGTAGAATATCTTGCACTATCATGCTCAAAAGCTCCATTTTTTAAATCTTCATCGGACAATCCACTTAGGTGTTGACTTTTCAACACTAAATAAATTTGATTGAATGCTACAACTAGTGGGTTCATGTAATGCCAATGTGTTTTTAGATTTGTTTGAGCTCTTATAGTGTCCGTCGTGTTGGAACTTTGGTAGTATTTGTTGATACGTTGACAAAACTCCTTGTTGCGTTGTGTTGTGCCCTTGATGCTATCTTCTGATTTATGTAACCAAGCTTTTGCAAGCAAAGATTTGATGCTTTTAGTATAACATGTCTTTTCCCATTACAAAAATGCATGGCTGTCATACGCCATTTAGCATATGGCACAACGACTGATCTTTTTAATGAATACTTACGAATTGGTGAAACAAAATCAATCAAAGTCTACATAAATTTTGTAGATGTTAAACTAGGGTTTATTCAAACCATTACATGAGAAAGCCTAATGCTAATGATATCCAAAAGTTATTGCAAAAACATTCGGAAAAACATGGATTTCCTGCCATGTTTGAAAGTATTAGTTTTATGCATTGGCCTTGGAAAATTTGTCCCGTTGCATGGCAAGGTCGATATACTCAGGGTGATCAAGGGTGTCCAACAATTATGCTAGAAGCAGTTGCATCATAAGACCTTTGGATATGGCATGCATAGTTTGGGGTGGCaggatttaataattatatgaaTGTAATCTATTAATCACCGTTATTACAATGGTATGCTCCAAAATGCATATTCACGGTGAATGACATTACATACAATAAAGGTTATTATGTTGCAAATAGTATATATACTGAATGAGCTACTATAGTTAAAAGTTTTCTACATCCCGTTGACCCAAAGAGGACAAAATTCAAAGAAATCCAAGTGGGTGCAAGAATGGATGTCGAAAAAGCTTTTGGTGTTCTTCAATCTCTTTGGGCAATTTTACGAGGACCAGCAAGATCTTGGCAACTCAAGAATATAAAAGATATAATTGTATGCATGCATTATATTACATAATATGATCATAGAGGACGAAGAAAAAACGATTAGTAATTGTTCAGATGATGTTGATCCTCCAATACGTGTACATCGAGGACCAACCTAGGAAATTCAATATCAAATTTTAAGAAACGTTGAACTAAGTGATAGTGAAGTGCATCATGCACTTCAAGATGATTTAATGGGACATATTTGTGAATGTTTTTTACAAGACAATGATCAAAATTAATATGTAATTTGGTAtaatatattagttttatatttCTAGAATGAGTTAAATTAGAaacaataatatattatttatgtttttataatgcCATATAGTTGTTTTTTTGTTCGTATAAAATCATGTGGCCTAAGAAAATGTGATTAATtatccattatatatatatatatatatatatatatatatatatatatatatatatatatatatatatatatatatatatatataaagaatgttcCTTATGAATAGTAAACTTGTATgtttttttgtcaattttggttCTCATTTTTTTAGCAATTTTGATACTTTTGGTCATTGGAattaaaaatgttatatttttttaggaaccttttaatattcaaAGATGACGACCTCTTGGTGAATCAAGTTAATCAGAGGATAATCCAGTTGATCCTTTTACCAAGGCATTGAGCAAGGCAAAGCACATTAAACATGTTAGGAGCATAGGATTGAGAGATTATATTTGGTTTAGTAATTAGTTGATAGGTTGAAACAATATAACTAAATAAATTGTAATTGTTTTTCTGATGATTCTAGAGTTGATGTAACTCAAAACTTCTTTTTACAAAATTAGTTTTCAATTATCTTTCGGAATCATTTACATCAACCCATTCCTAAACCACCTAAACCAAACCAACCATCTGCATGATCTAGTTCTCTAACATATGATGATTTCAACTAATTTTAATCAAAACATTGGAATTTCATAATCTCATTATTTACCATTGAATCCCTAAAAACAAGCTTATACTCAATTTGTGTCCAAATATTTAATCTTGTGGTGATTTATGAATATCTAACTTtatatttgttttaaaaatcaTTGAAACAAAGTTAATTCAATCATGATAATCATTCGATTAAAATACTTAGGATTCCGCCATGAATAAAGCTTCCAGTTCCCTAAATACTTACCAAACTCCATAATAATCAATTATGGTTAGATTCCATGGAGTTTAGGAGTTTGTATTATAGGAATGTCACTAGATTCAACCACTAGCTACATATAAAGATCTATTCTTCATAATTATTATGGACTCCTatctttaaaccctagttcttccTATAATTACTTCACTCTAAATCAGCATTCGTGGAGTCTTCCTCCCTCTCAATTCTCAACCTTTTTCTCACAATGTGAGAAAACCCTTAACTAGTTTAGCTAATACATTTATTTGCACATTAGACTTTCTAGTTTTGTATTCTCTCAAATGGACATCATTTGAGTAGTAAATTAATCAAAGTTTCATTACTAATACTTTTGTCCATAATTTACTAACTTTCTAGAAAGTAGGTTCAAAATACTTTGAAATTTAGCGCCCAAGTTTGACGGATTTGTCAACTTTAGCCCCTAAAACTTAAATCTTTCCCAGATGTCATATTTTGACATATTTAACTTAGAAATTATAACTTAAAACATTAAATATAAGTTTATTACCAAAATGATCCCAAAAATTAGGCAATGATTGATCGAATCCATGTTTAAGGGTTTTAGCAAAAAGAGCCCCTCTATCTTTTAGTCTTCATTTTAAACACCATGATTTATCTTCTAAACACTTTGATCACTTTAAACTTCCTTCTAAtaatttatcttatttatttccaCATTTTGGTTgacttattttaattaaatttaattattagttttattctCAAAGTATTTATTTTCATTAAAAAGGGAAATCTCATAGTCCCATTTTGAGGATATTATAGATATTGTAAACATGATTTGGTAGATGGATGATGAGATTAGCGTGTGAAGACGATTGTTGACATTGTAATAGGAATCGGTGGATGGGGTTAGAGCGGAAAGTGGTCGTCAGTAGGAGGCGATGTTGGTGATCGTTATGGAGAAGTAAGGAAAAAAGATAAGAAGGGGTTTGCGTGTGTCTCGGAGAGAGATATGactttatttttttcttaatttagtTAAGAAAAATAGGACAGGAAGGATATATTAGTAATTTTACTAAAACTTCACATTTACTTTTAACGTTGTTAGTCTTAAGGACCATTCGTGCAACGTTTTAAATTCTCAAGGACTATCCATGTTCAAAATTCCTCAAATGGACTTGCGATAGTATTTTCTGCCAattacaaggaccatttatgtaattttgtatagtttttaatattcttcgtttaaaaaaatacatgctgaatattctttaaaaaaaaattctatcaTATATTATTGACTAATATACACAAAATGACCTTTGATTTGTCATAAAAATTACAAAATCTGTCATGTGTTATATAATTCTATGATAAAAATATAAGTAATTTTACAAGACCTGACTTGTAAACCGTATCTGCCAAACAATTCATCCACCACTTGTACACTCAATCCGCCAACTAGGAACTGCATAGTTGACGGACTTCCCAACTTTTCCGACTTTCACTCTTTCCATATCATCCACTTAATTCTATAAGAATATCTCTTGAACAATCTTAAGTCCTTAACACCCAAGCACAAAGTAAAAGCACgctgaaaacacacacatacacacaaagaAATATGAGGGCTTTCTTTAAGACATTTGGATGGTTTGTAGTAGGGTTATGTTTCTTGGTGAATAGAGTTGAATGTATGGTTCCCAAGAGTTTATTGAAAGACATTGATAAGATAAACAAGGTTGGTTCATATGGTATTGTCGTGCCCAATAGCTTCGAAATGAATCCACTTTTGCAGTCATCGAGCTTCATAGCAAATAAAAAACGTCCTTATATTGATATTTCAGGTAAGTTGATACGATTatgttatatatgtatgtgtgtatatgtatatatgtatagacatggGGCAATTTTGGTGGTACGCTTTGAAAATGACTAAGAATCAAATAATTGGATAGTTAAATTAGCAAGAGATACACATGAAACATGCATTGATCTTAGGAATCAATTTTCCTATAACAatttcttatttgtttatccAAACATGATATTTTGTCCTTAAATACTTAGAATCACAATATGTTATCGAAACACTCAGAATTACTTATTACAACTTCAAATTCAGTTTACATGCACATCCAAAGACCCGATAGAAATATTAGttatatcacaatatcaaaataTGTGAATATGTAACTTGTAACCTAACGGGGTTTTTTTTACTTCTTTAATTTTTAACAGGAAGAAGGTTTCGTATAGGAACTCTAGAAAATCAAAGGGTCATCATTGTCATGACTGGATTAGCCATGGTATGTGACAATATGTAAcaaatatttaaaaaagaattgGTTCGTTTGACTGCATTTGCTCCTATATATACTGTTTTtgttttgcttttctttttcttaattTGTATTTAACATGTACGTAATGATGTCTCTATTATTTGGTTGTGTAGCTGAACGCAGGGATTACTACACAATTATTGTTAAGTCTGTTTAACGTGAAAGGAGTCATACACTTTGGAATTGCGGGAAATGCAAATACTGAACTTGAAATCGGAGATGTGGCCATCCCCGAGTTTTGGGCTCATACTGGTCTATGGGTATGGCAGGTAAGAACGAAAATATGGTTACATATTTAGTGAAACAAAGTTATATAATTATGTAAATAAAAATAAGACGGCCTCAAAAAATATTTGAATTTATATCTAGTATTACATAATAAATGTTTGATTGAAAATCAAATCAAACAACTTGAATTAATTATAatgaaaaatgttaaaaatattaaatcatatgctaaaaacatgtataatagtTATATGTAAGAAAATTAAATTTGCAAAAAAACTAGTTATGTATAAAAACAATTGTAAGAAAAAGTTGTACAAAGTATTTTCTAAAGAACAGTTAAGgagttatataaaaaaatacttttctaagttttaaagataaaaaaaaaaaaaacacttttaaaaacataaataaaaataaaaaaaattgggaagattttgtaatttttttatcaaatttgaaaaaagttttgaaatttggcCCAAGTTTGTAAGCAAAATAAAATAAGTTGGAGATGTGATTTTGGATATGGTGGCCGATTTTAAAGGTATGATAAAAAATGAAAACTGAATAATTAAACCGAACAAAATGATGTTTCATTTATTTGGTTCGTATTATTTCTTTTGATTAACCGAATAAGGATACCttatttgttttgattttgattgaattttaattgttttggCTAAACCGAAAaaactgaatatatatatatatatatatatatatatatatatatatatatatatatatatatatatatatatatatatgcattttatattaagatttttataacttattatTTTGTTATTAACCATTATAAATGTAAaattattttaaacttttaattaaaaagcaaaaacaaattacCCAATGTCAATTAACCTTCACTCATTTCTTTCATTATCATGTACAACTAAAATTATATTAACCAATCTCTACAAATTGTATGTCTAGACTCTTACAAAACATTATGAAAGATTGAATATATTATGTTAGGTAAATTACACGTATGGTTCATGTGGTTTAGGATAATCTGTGTCTTTGGccctaacaattttttttaacttggatcgtccctattttatatttatgtttcaCGCTTAGTTTCCTATTTGTTCTAAAGAGACTGAGTTACCCTTACTGatgtcttttatattttttaaagtatcagttaattaaaagatattaaTCAACTGTGGAAAGGGTATTAATGAAATATTTAAATCGGATGGGTCACACCACCCCATTACTCCACACCACCCCTCATCATGTTTTCTCCGATAAACAACCCACAACTCCGTCTTCTCCCGCTAATCACCAATATATACCAAGCCAAAATCAATATATCATCTTCTCCAACAAACCTCCACCAAACCCAAACACAttgcatgaaaaaaaaaaaaaaaaaaaaaaaaaaaaaaaaaaaaaaaaaaaaaaaaaaaaatcgaccATCAAGAGATCGATGGAGGAAGATCCAAAGTTGATGAAATCGATTGATCCGCCAAAAACCTCTGTTACTCGCTAGAAACCTTCTACCTACCCATCCCATCCTTTCTTACTCCTATCTACCTTCAGCACTGTCCCATTCTACCCCCACTCCACCATTTCTTCGACGGAAACTAGATCACACCGGAAAATGAattgatttttgaaaaccaaaaCCACCGTTATCCCAAAGACTGAGAAGAGTTTCAAACAAAACAATGGTTAAAACTTAAAAGTATCGAATCACTTAAGAACATATTAATTtacataaaataatgttttgTCAATCCAGAGATATGGAGAAGGGTCTCAAAGCGAGTTACCCCTGGAATCCAATGGCGACTATACAAGAAGCATTGGCTACCTAAAGTTTTCTGATTACAATAACGACACCAATACACAACAAATCAAGATCAAAGACAATCTTTTAAATAATGTTTGGTATCAGCCAGAAGAAATATTCCCCATCAACACAACCCCTGAAAGTAGACAACATGCATTTTGGGTCCCTGTTGACAACAACTACTACACACTTTCCAAACAACTCGAGGTACAAATATTTCCTTTCATAAACCAATATTTATTTCAACAAAGAAAATAAAGGGACTAAATTGTATTATGTGATTATACAGGGCATTAAGTTGGAGAGATGTATAAATGGTACGATTTGTTTACCTAGGGAACCTAAAGTGTCAAGAGTTCAGAGGGGTGTAAGTGCAAATATATTCGTAGATAATGGGGCTTATAGAAACTTTCTAAATAGCAAATTCAATGTGACCCCAATAGATATGGAAAGTGCTGCAGTTGCGCTAATTTGCTATCAACAAAAAATCCCATTTATTGCAATTAGAGCTCTTTCTGATTTAGCTGGTGGGGGGTCTGCAATTTCTAATGAAGCTTCCAATTTTGCTCCTTTGGCAGCTCAAAATGCCGTTGTTGCATTGGTTAAATTTGTAACATTATTGCCCTCTAAAGTCTAAAACGAATTCTCTGTAAAATACATAAAATCGATCATTTGGATATCTTGTATAGTAGTAGTAATTCTTTAAATTTTCATAAAGTTGGACTTTAGGTGTCATGTATAAATGTGTATTTATCGTTCATTATATGCACAAAACATATACAACAGTTGGATATCCTGTTTCCGAAGAGGTATTGGAACTTTTTCTTAAGGGTCTTTGGGAATccttttaatataacttttagcttttaacttttccaaaaactcaaaaataaaactaaaagatgtttgaataattcaaaagttcttttaaaaatgatttttgacatagaagaaaagaaagagtTTTTAAAAGTCACAAAAACCTGACTTTTTGTTGTTTTACCTATAAAAGTTAAACCAAAAGTTCTTTTACTTATCCAAACACATTTCAAAGAGCTTCTTTTGCAAAAAGTCTTTCTACGAAAAAAAATTATGTCATTTTAAAGATGTTCAAAAGTAATCCCAAACACCCTCCTAATTTGTCTTTCCATAGCATTGGATTATGTC includes these proteins:
- the LOC111888523 gene encoding bark storage protein A; this translates as MRAFFKTFGWFVVGLCFLVNRVECMVPKSLLKDIDKINKVGSYGIVVPNSFEMNPLLQSSSFIANKKRPYIDISGRRFRIGTLENQRVIIVMTGLAMLNAGITTQLLLSLFNVKGVIHFGIAGNANTELEIGDVAIPEFWAHTGLWVWQRYGEGSQSELPLESNGDYTRSIGYLKFSDYNNDTNTQQIKIKDNLLNNVWYQPEEIFPINTTPESRQHAFWVPVDNNYYTLSKQLEGIKLERCINGTICLPREPKVSRVQRGVSANIFVDNGAYRNFLNSKFNVTPIDMESAAVALICYQQKIPFIAIRALSDLAGGGSAISNEASNFAPLAAQNAVVALVKFVTLLPSKV